The genomic window ACTATCAACGGAAGCTTTTAATAAAGGTGAGTATTATGAGAAGAAAAATATTGCTCAAATGGGAGGCTTCCTGATGAATGATAATTTTGAGCCGATTATGGTAGGGCCAGACAATATGAAAGAAAATAATATTGGTGTTTTGGCTTATTATAAACCGGGACTAGGATTAGGAATATTAAGAGACGCTATTTTAGGACCGGAGAAATTTGATAAGGCATTTAAAACCTATATTGACCGTTGGGCTTTCAAGCATCCTACACCTTGGGATTTTTTTCATACGATGGAAAATGTTTCGGGAGAAGAGCTTAATTGGTTCTGGAGAGGGTGGTTTATTAATAAATGGAAAATTGACCAGTCTGTGAAAAATGTGAAGTACGTAAACGGAGATTTTAAAAACGGAGCGCAGATTACGGTTGAAAATCTGGGACAGCTTCCTATGCCGACGACAGTTCAGGTGAAATTCAAAGACGGGACCGAGCAAATTGTAAAATTGCCTATCGAAGTCTGGAAGAGAAATAAAGAATGGACGTTTAAAATTAATTCAACGAAAGAAATTTCATTGGTGAAATTGGATCCTGATTCTCAAATTCCTGATGTTAATTCTAAAAATAATAGCTGGAACAGTTCTGAAGCCGCACCTGCTGAAAAAATAAATATCAAAGACTTCACGGGAACATTCGGAAGTAAAGATATCCCTTTGAAGCTTGCCTTTACGGAGAAAAACAATCAGCTTTTCGGGCAGGCAGCCGGTCAGCCGGAATTCGCTCTTGAATATGCCGGAAATAATACGTTTACTTTTGAAGATGCAGAAATTTCAATGACCTATAGTCAGGATAAAAAGACGATTACTTTCAAACAGGGTTCAAGGGAATTTAAATTTACTAAAGAAAAATAGTCTATTAACTCCGGGGAAATTTCCGGAGTTTTTTATTTTCTGAAACCATCCTTGCAATAAATCAAAATTCATTGCTTCTTTATGAAACATATATTTTATTTTTGTTTAACTTTTTAATTAAGAATAATGAAGTTTAAATTTTCAGGACTATTTCTATTGCTTTTTATCCTCAGTTTTTCTCAGGATTATAAAGTAATGAGCTTTAACATCAGACTACAGGTAGAATCGGATAAGGATAATGCCTGGACACAGAGAAAACAAGATGCTATTGACTTATTAAGTTATTATCATCCGGATTATTTCGGGGTGCAGGAAGCACTTCCGGAGCAGATGAAAGACATTAAGAACGGACTAAAAAACTATGATTACGTAGGAGTCGGAAGAGATGATGGCAAGGAAAAAGGAGAGTTTTCAGCTATTTTTTATGATACAGATAGGCTTCAGGTAGTAAGTTCCGGCACATTCTGGTTGTCTGAAACTCCTGAAAAACCGTCAAAAGGCTGGGATGCAGCTTATAACAGAATCTGTACTTATGCTGTATTCAAGGATAAGAAGTCTAAAAAAGAATTTATGGCACTTAATTTACATTTTGATCACGTAGGAAATGTAGCGAGAGTGAAATCTGCAGATTTAATTTTAAAGAAGATCAAAGAGATTAATCCTAAAAATTTACCTGTAACATTAAGCGGAGATTTTAATCTGACAGACGACACGGAACCGATTAAAATTCTTTCTAAAAATTTAACGGATACCTTTTATCACTCACAAACCAAACATTATGGTCCTGTAGGGACGTTTACGGCATTTAATGTGAATGAAGTTCCCCAAAATAGAATTGATTATATCTTCGTAAAAGGATTCAAGGTGAAATCTCACAGGCATATTAATGACAGAAGAGAGAATCTGCTTTATCCTTCGGATCATTTTCCGGTGTTGGT from Chryseobacterium camelliae includes these protein-coding regions:
- a CDS encoding endonuclease/exonuclease/phosphatase family protein, which produces MKFKFSGLFLLLFILSFSQDYKVMSFNIRLQVESDKDNAWTQRKQDAIDLLSYYHPDYFGVQEALPEQMKDIKNGLKNYDYVGVGRDDGKEKGEFSAIFYDTDRLQVVSSGTFWLSETPEKPSKGWDAAYNRICTYAVFKDKKSKKEFMALNLHFDHVGNVARVKSADLILKKIKEINPKNLPVTLSGDFNLTDDTEPIKILSKNLTDTFYHSQTKHYGPVGTFTAFNVNEVPQNRIDYIFVKGFKVKSHRHINDRRENLLYPSDHFPVLVDISL